One Streptomyces lincolnensis genomic region harbors:
- a CDS encoding PTS sugar transporter subunit IIA codes for MTTVTSPLAGRAIGLAAVPDPVFSGAMVGPGTAIDPVREPSEAVAPVDGVIVSLHPHAFVVVDDQGHGVLTHLGIDTVQLNGEGFELLVNKGDTVTRGQSVVRWNPAEVEAAGKSPVCPVVALEATAEALTELREDNDVKAGDSLFVWN; via the coding sequence ATGACCACCGTGACGTCCCCTCTTGCCGGACGCGCCATCGGACTGGCGGCAGTGCCGGATCCCGTCTTCTCCGGGGCCATGGTCGGCCCGGGTACGGCCATCGACCCCGTGCGTGAGCCCTCGGAGGCTGTCGCCCCCGTGGACGGAGTGATCGTCTCGCTGCACCCTCACGCGTTCGTCGTCGTGGACGATCAGGGCCACGGCGTCCTCACCCACCTCGGCATCGACACGGTGCAGCTCAATGGCGAGGGCTTCGAGCTGCTCGTCAACAAGGGGGACACCGTCACCCGCGGGCAGAGTGTCGTCCGCTGGAACCCGGCGGAGGTCGAGGCCGCCGGCAAGTCCCCGGTCTGCCCCGTCGTGGCACTGGAGGCCACGGCCGAGGCGCTCACCGAGCTCCGTGAGGACAACGACGTGAAGGCCGGCGACAGCCTCTTCGTCTGGAACTGA
- the ptsP gene encoding phosphoenolpyruvate--protein phosphotransferase, with protein METTLRGVGVSHGVAIGEVRHMGTAVLEPPAKQIPAEDAEREQGRARKAVDAVAADLMARGNLAGGEAQAVLEAQAMMAQDPELMADVDRRIAVGSTAERAVYDAFAAYRELLAGAGEYLAGRVADLDDVRNRIVARLLGVPMPGVPDSDEPYVLVARDLAPADTALLDPTLVLGFVTEEGGPTSHSAILARALGVPAVVALPGAGELAEGTVIAVDGSTGDIFVNPSEEKKAQLEAAAAERRAALAASSGPGATADGHKVPLLANVGGPADVPAALEAGAEGVGLFRTEFLFLDDSKNAPSEEKQVEAYRQVLEAFPEGRVVVRVLDAGADKPLDFLTPGDEPNPALGVRGLRTLLDHPDVLRTQLTALAKAAEGLPVYLEVMAPMVADRADAKAFADACREAGLRAKFGAMVEIPSAALRARSVLQEVEFLSLGTNDLAQYTFAADRQVGAVSRLQDPWQPALLDLVALSAEAAKAEGKSCGVCGEAASDPLLACVLTGLGVTSLSMGAASIPYVRATLAKFTMAQCERAAAAARAADSAEDARTAAQAVLSGE; from the coding sequence ATGGAGACAACGCTGCGAGGCGTCGGTGTGAGTCACGGTGTGGCGATCGGCGAGGTTCGGCACATGGGTACGGCGGTGCTGGAACCGCCTGCCAAGCAGATTCCCGCGGAGGACGCGGAGCGTGAACAGGGGCGCGCCCGCAAAGCCGTGGACGCGGTGGCGGCCGATCTGATGGCGCGCGGCAACCTGGCGGGAGGCGAAGCCCAGGCTGTGCTCGAAGCGCAGGCCATGATGGCGCAGGACCCCGAGCTCATGGCGGACGTGGACCGGCGTATCGCCGTCGGCAGCACTGCCGAGCGTGCCGTGTACGACGCGTTCGCCGCATACCGCGAGCTGCTGGCGGGGGCCGGTGAGTACCTTGCCGGGCGCGTCGCCGACCTCGACGACGTGCGGAATCGTATCGTCGCCCGTCTGCTCGGGGTGCCCATGCCGGGCGTTCCGGACAGTGACGAGCCCTATGTTCTTGTGGCGCGGGATCTCGCGCCCGCCGATACGGCTCTGTTGGATCCGACGCTGGTCCTCGGCTTCGTGACCGAGGAAGGCGGGCCGACCAGCCACAGCGCGATTCTGGCTCGGGCGCTGGGTGTTCCGGCGGTCGTGGCGCTGCCGGGCGCGGGTGAGCTCGCCGAGGGCACGGTGATCGCCGTCGACGGCAGCACCGGTGACATCTTCGTGAACCCGAGCGAGGAGAAGAAGGCACAGCTGGAGGCCGCTGCCGCCGAGCGCAGGGCAGCGCTCGCCGCGTCGAGCGGCCCGGGTGCCACGGCCGACGGCCACAAGGTGCCGCTGCTGGCCAACGTGGGTGGGCCGGCGGACGTCCCGGCCGCTCTTGAGGCGGGTGCCGAGGGTGTCGGTCTCTTCCGTACCGAGTTCCTGTTCCTCGACGACAGCAAGAACGCTCCGTCGGAGGAGAAGCAGGTAGAGGCCTACCGACAGGTCCTTGAGGCGTTTCCCGAGGGTCGTGTCGTGGTGCGTGTGCTGGACGCGGGCGCGGACAAGCCGCTGGACTTCCTCACGCCGGGCGACGAGCCGAACCCGGCATTGGGTGTGCGGGGTCTGCGGACCCTGCTCGACCACCCGGATGTGCTGCGGACGCAGCTGACGGCGTTGGCCAAGGCTGCTGAGGGCCTGCCCGTCTACCTTGAGGTCATGGCTCCGATGGTGGCGGACCGTGCCGACGCCAAGGCGTTCGCCGACGCCTGCCGAGAGGCGGGGCTTCGGGCGAAGTTCGGCGCGATGGTGGAGATTCCGTCGGCCGCGCTGCGGGCGCGCTCGGTGCTCCAGGAGGTCGAGTTCCTGTCACTGGGGACCAACGACCTCGCGCAGTACACCTTCGCCGCGGACCGGCAGGTGGGTGCGGTGTCCCGGCTCCAGGATCCGTGGCAGCCCGCGCTGCTGGACCTGGTGGCGCTGTCCGCCGAGGCGGCCAAGGCCGAGGGCAAGAGCTGTGGTGTTTGCGGCGAGGCCGCGTCCGACCCGCTGCTCGCGTGTGTGCTGACCGGTCTGGGGGTCACCTCGCTCTCCATGGGGGCGGCTTCGATTCCTTATGTCCGGGCGACGCTGGCGAAGTTCACGATGGCGCAGTGCGAGCGGGCCGCGGCTGCCGCTCGGGCCGCGGACAGTGCCGAGGACGCGCGCACCGCGGCTCAGGCGGTGCTGTCCGGCGAGTAG
- a CDS encoding MFS transporter: MLAVALVDRVGSGLWASVSVLYFTYVSGLSVAQVGTLVAAAGAIGIAGAPIGGRLADRFPLTRVLPTVQLLRALASFALLTTDDYALLLAFTAVGALGDRAASVLTRLYATRIAGPDRVRYQAVQRTVANAGWALGGLAAAAALALNTSTTYQWLLAGDALSFLASALIILRCAEPPSPSRTIATSKNPGRTTETANPWRDRTYLAYVATETALCLHDAVFKVGLPLWIAHADSAPHGLAPLLLVLNNVMVVALQVPLARFGATTTAARNLLVPLSAVFALGGAAMTLSATGGPLTATLLLTAAAAAFTLAEILHATVSWELSVALAPTTAQGAYLGVHGLAQSAQRSVGPLAVTAAIATGPLGWTAFGATIGLTCLIQRRIVRDRLARTPLSVPAVTVSEQ, encoded by the coding sequence ATGCTCGCCGTCGCCCTCGTCGACCGCGTCGGCAGCGGCCTGTGGGCCTCCGTGTCCGTCCTGTACTTCACCTACGTCTCCGGACTCTCCGTCGCCCAGGTCGGCACCCTCGTCGCCGCCGCGGGAGCCATCGGCATCGCCGGAGCGCCCATCGGCGGCCGTCTCGCCGACCGCTTCCCCCTCACCCGCGTCCTGCCCACCGTCCAACTCCTGCGCGCCCTGGCCTCCTTCGCCCTGCTCACCACCGACGACTACGCCCTGCTCCTCGCCTTCACCGCCGTCGGCGCCCTTGGTGACCGCGCCGCGAGCGTCCTCACCAGGCTCTACGCCACCCGCATCGCGGGCCCGGACCGCGTCCGCTACCAGGCCGTCCAGCGAACCGTCGCCAACGCGGGCTGGGCCCTGGGCGGCCTCGCCGCCGCGGCGGCCCTCGCCCTGAACACCTCCACCACCTACCAGTGGCTCCTGGCGGGCGACGCCCTGTCCTTCTTGGCATCGGCCCTCATCATCCTGCGCTGCGCGGAACCCCCCTCGCCCTCGCGCACCATCGCCACGTCCAAGAACCCCGGGCGCACGACCGAGACGGCGAACCCCTGGCGCGACCGTACCTACCTCGCCTACGTCGCCACCGAGACCGCCCTCTGCCTCCACGACGCCGTCTTCAAAGTCGGCCTCCCCCTGTGGATCGCACACGCCGACAGCGCACCGCACGGCCTCGCACCCCTGCTGCTCGTCCTCAACAACGTCATGGTGGTGGCGCTCCAGGTGCCCCTGGCCCGCTTCGGAGCCACCACGACGGCCGCACGCAACCTCCTCGTACCGCTCTCGGCCGTCTTCGCGCTGGGCGGCGCGGCCATGACCCTCTCGGCCACCGGAGGACCCCTCACCGCGACACTCCTGCTCACTGCGGCGGCCGCCGCCTTCACCCTCGCCGAGATCCTGCACGCCACCGTGTCCTGGGAACTCTCCGTGGCCCTCGCCCCCACCACCGCGCAGGGCGCCTATCTCGGCGTCCACGGTCTCGCCCAGTCCGCCCAGCGCAGCGTGGGACCACTCGCCGTCACCGCGGCCATCGCCACCGGCCCGCTCGGCTGGACCGCCTTCGGCGCCACCATCGGCCTGACCTGCCTGATCCAGCGCCGAATCGTCCGAGACCGTCTCGCCCGGACCCCGTTGTCAGTGCCGGCGGTTACTGTGAGTGAGCAATGA
- a CDS encoding aminotransferase class I/II-fold pyridoxal phosphate-dependent enzyme, protein MAIHYGISGTTAKGIAASVERGIAEGVLEPGAALPPVRRLADDLGVSPGTVATAYKELRRRGLVVTRGRGGTVVAPAPAVASRRPPRVPEGLRDLSGGHPDPALLPSLVPPSRLSPGARSHRSTPRLARLEDAVRDWLRPDGIPVEHVTFAHGALDLIGRLLSVELRPGDAVAMEDPGYHHLLDLVTALGLRIVPVAVDDEGVRPDAVRGALRAGVRALVCSPRAQNPYGGCFSAARRDALVEVLRDEPDVLVVENDHASAVAGAPLRTLTAGGLRRWVHVRTVSKFLGTDLRWATAACDATTLARHDGRLLLTSGWVSHLLQETVLGLMTDDDTRALVARAQDAYASRRVAVLEEFAGRGIEGRGVSGMNLWVPVRDESAVVNGLRSYGWWVAAGARFRLNSGPGVRITVADLEPADAVRLASDFAAVLGESEATYGG, encoded by the coding sequence GTGGCAATACATTATGGGATCAGTGGTACGACGGCCAAGGGGATTGCCGCGTCCGTGGAACGGGGCATCGCCGAGGGGGTGTTGGAGCCCGGGGCGGCGTTGCCTCCCGTGCGGCGGCTCGCGGACGACCTGGGGGTGAGCCCCGGGACCGTGGCGACGGCCTACAAGGAGCTGCGGCGACGCGGCCTCGTGGTCACGCGCGGGCGGGGTGGAACCGTGGTGGCACCCGCGCCGGCGGTTGCCTCACGACGGCCGCCGAGAGTCCCGGAGGGGCTGCGGGATCTGTCCGGCGGGCACCCGGATCCAGCACTGCTGCCGAGCCTCGTCCCTCCCTCCCGCCTCTCCCCCGGCGCCCGTTCACATCGGTCGACGCCGCGCCTGGCGCGGTTGGAGGACGCCGTGCGGGACTGGTTGCGGCCCGACGGGATCCCCGTGGAGCACGTGACCTTCGCGCATGGGGCGCTGGATCTGATCGGGCGGCTGCTGTCCGTGGAGTTGCGACCCGGCGACGCGGTGGCCATGGAGGATCCCGGATATCACCATCTGCTGGATCTGGTCACGGCCCTGGGACTGCGGATCGTTCCCGTGGCCGTGGACGACGAAGGTGTCCGCCCCGACGCGGTGCGAGGCGCGCTTCGCGCGGGCGTGCGCGCGCTGGTGTGCAGTCCGCGGGCGCAGAATCCGTACGGCGGCTGCTTCTCGGCGGCCCGCCGGGACGCGTTGGTCGAGGTGCTGCGGGACGAGCCGGACGTGCTGGTCGTGGAGAACGATCACGCGTCGGCCGTCGCCGGCGCGCCTCTGCGAACGCTGACCGCTGGTGGGCTGCGGCGCTGGGTCCATGTGCGGACCGTCAGCAAGTTCCTGGGCACGGACCTGCGGTGGGCGACCGCGGCCTGTGACGCGACCACGCTGGCCCGGCACGACGGGCGGTTGCTGCTGACCTCAGGCTGGGTCAGCCATCTGCTCCAGGAGACGGTGCTCGGACTGATGACGGACGACGACACGCGCGCGTTGGTGGCGCGTGCCCAGGACGCGTACGCCTCGCGCCGCGTCGCCGTTCTGGAGGAGTTCGCCGGTCGCGGTATCGAGGGTCGGGGGGTGAGCGGCATGAATCTCTGGGTGCCCGTGCGGGACGAGTCGGCCGTGGTGAACGGACTGCGGTCGTACGGGTGGTGGGTCGCGGCGGGTGCCCGGTTCCGGCTGAACTCCGGTCCAGGCGTGCGGATCACCGTCGCGGACCTCGAACCGGCCGACGCGGTGCGGCTGGCCTCGGACTTCGCCGCCGTGCTCGGTGAGTCCGAGGCCACCTATGGAGGCTGA
- a CDS encoding acetoacetate--CoA ligase: MSTVNPQPLWQPDPERIARAQVTQFQAWAAEHHGAPAEGGYAALHRWSVDEPDTFWKAVTEWFDVRFSTPYARVLGDRSMPGAQWFPGATLNYAEHALRAHATRADEPALLYVDETHESRPVTWSELRRQVGSLAAELRALGVRPGDRVSGYLPNIPQAVVALLATAAVGGVWTSCAPDFGARSVLDRFQQVEPVVLFTVDGYRYGGKEHDRRATVAELRRELPTLRAVVHIPLLGTEAPEGALDWSALTTADTEPVFEQVPFGHPLWVLYSSGTTGLPKAIVQSQGGILVEHLKQLALHCDLGPKDRFFWYTSTGWMMWNFLVSGLLTGTTVVLYDGSPGYPDTGAQWRIAERTGATLYGTSAAYVMACRKADVHPARDFDLSRVQCVATTGSPLPPDGFRWLHDEFAESGADLWIASVSGGTDVCSCFAGAVPTLPVHIGELQAPGLGTDLQSWDPSGKPLIDEVGELVVTNPMPSMPIHFWNDPDGSRYHDSYFDTYPGVWRHGDWITITSRGSVVIHGRSDSTLNRQGVRMGSADIYEAVERLPEIKESLVVGIEQPDGGYWMPLFVHLNPGATLDDALLGRIKQTIREHLSPRHVPDEVIEVPGIPHTLTGKRIEVPVKRLLQGTALEKAVNPGSIDNLDLLHLYEDLARKRA, translated from the coding sequence ATGTCGACCGTGAACCCCCAGCCGCTCTGGCAGCCCGATCCCGAACGCATCGCCCGTGCTCAGGTCACCCAGTTCCAGGCATGGGCCGCCGAACATCACGGAGCCCCCGCCGAGGGTGGCTACGCGGCCCTGCACCGCTGGTCGGTCGACGAACCGGACACCTTCTGGAAAGCCGTCACCGAATGGTTCGACGTACGGTTCTCCACCCCCTACGCGCGCGTGCTCGGCGACCGGTCGATGCCCGGAGCCCAGTGGTTCCCCGGAGCGACCCTCAACTACGCCGAGCACGCCCTGCGCGCGCACGCGACCCGAGCGGACGAACCCGCCCTCCTGTACGTCGACGAGACCCACGAGTCCCGCCCGGTGACCTGGTCCGAGCTCCGCCGCCAGGTCGGCTCCCTGGCCGCCGAACTGCGCGCCCTCGGCGTACGCCCGGGAGACCGCGTCAGCGGCTATCTCCCGAACATTCCCCAAGCCGTCGTCGCCCTGCTCGCCACGGCCGCCGTGGGCGGCGTCTGGACGTCCTGCGCGCCCGACTTCGGCGCCCGCAGCGTCCTGGACCGCTTCCAGCAGGTGGAACCGGTGGTCCTGTTCACCGTCGACGGCTACCGCTACGGCGGCAAGGAGCACGACCGCCGCGCCACGGTCGCCGAACTCCGGCGCGAACTGCCCACCCTGCGCGCCGTCGTCCACATCCCCCTCCTCGGCACCGAGGCTCCCGAAGGCGCACTGGACTGGTCGGCCCTCACGACGGCGGACACGGAACCCGTCTTCGAACAGGTGCCCTTCGGCCACCCCCTGTGGGTGCTCTACTCCTCCGGCACGACCGGCCTCCCCAAGGCGATCGTGCAGTCCCAGGGCGGCATCCTCGTCGAGCACCTCAAACAGCTCGCCCTGCACTGCGACCTCGGCCCCAAGGACCGCTTCTTCTGGTACACGTCGACCGGCTGGATGATGTGGAACTTCCTCGTCTCCGGCCTCCTCACCGGGACCACCGTCGTCCTGTACGACGGCAGCCCCGGCTACCCGGACACCGGCGCCCAGTGGCGGATCGCCGAACGCACTGGGGCCACCCTCTACGGGACGTCCGCGGCCTACGTGATGGCCTGCCGCAAGGCGGACGTGCACCCGGCCCGCGACTTCGACCTCTCCAGGGTGCAGTGCGTCGCCACCACCGGTTCGCCGCTCCCGCCCGACGGCTTCCGCTGGCTGCACGACGAGTTCGCGGAGAGCGGGGCCGACCTGTGGATCGCCTCCGTCAGCGGCGGCACGGACGTGTGCTCCTGCTTCGCGGGAGCCGTACCCACGCTCCCCGTCCACATCGGCGAACTCCAGGCACCCGGTCTCGGCACCGACCTCCAGTCCTGGGACCCGAGCGGCAAGCCCCTGATCGACGAGGTCGGCGAGCTGGTGGTCACCAACCCCATGCCGTCCATGCCGATCCACTTCTGGAACGACCCGGACGGCAGCCGCTACCACGACAGCTACTTCGACACCTATCCCGGCGTCTGGCGTCACGGCGACTGGATCACCATCACCTCACGCGGGTCCGTCGTCATCCACGGCCGCTCCGACTCGACCCTCAACCGCCAGGGCGTGCGCATGGGTTCGGCCGACATCTACGAAGCGGTCGAGCGCCTCCCGGAGATCAAGGAGTCGCTCGTCGTCGGTATCGAACAGCCCGACGGCGGCTACTGGATGCCTCTCTTCGTCCACCTGAACCCGGGGGCCACCCTCGACGACGCCCTCCTGGGCCGCATCAAGCAGACCATCCGCGAACACCTCTCGCCCCGCCACGTCCCCGACGAGGTCATCGAGGTCCCCGGCATCCCGCACACCCTCACCGGAAAACGCATCGAGGTCCCCGTCAAACGCCTCCTCCAGGGCACCGCCTTGGAGAAGGCGGTCAACCCCGGCTCCATCGACAACCTCGACCTGCTGCACCTCTACGAGGACCTGGCCCGCAAACGCGCCTGA
- a CDS encoding TIM-barrel domain-containing protein, producing the protein MEGRDLVRSMKAMGSAGAAQGLRTVRAAWRRRRVDAGGLVPRGAERARVPGPLQAVEPGPGGGVLRFSRSELRITVAVNGAVFWGWDGAAPEPSYALAGHCPEPDSRAVLEPDKDGGWRVVAERVTVVVSRHGAIEVLTPGGVMLRRDLPPRWWEPVDGGRARWMQRSEVAADARFFGLGGRASGPRLRDGTYRLWNTDPGRPFGPGDDPLYLTMPVQLVVADAATHLAFHDTSWDGTLTLREGEEGAGSGHDRNGMSELRMEGGPLRCWVMVGTPARVLLVWASLSGAPALPPTWALGHHHARWGFGSEQEVRRIVAGYQERDLPLDAIHLDIDHYDAHQVFTVDQERFPKLPQLAEDLRRDGIRLVSIVDPAVKAEPGNAVFDSGTAEDAFVRDASGRLVRGVVWPGEAAFPDFTHARVRQWWGRLYEERLAQGFSGFWHDMNEPTSFAAFGESTLPRSARHFLEGREGDHREAHNVYALCMARAAYEGLRELAPQERPFVFSRSGWAGIQRYGGTWSGDVATGWPGLRASLSLVMGLGLCGVPYSGPDIGGFDGDPSPELYLRWFQLGAYLPLFRTHASLRAGRREPWEFGAEVLEHARVALDERRRLLPYFVTLAHLARRTGAPYVRPLWWSAPEDRALRDCEDAFLLGDCLLVAPVLDPGADRWAVQLPRGRWYDTTTEKVYEGPAQVLLDAPLARIPVLARAGAVIPVRGDDGGLELEVWAPARGRTGGGLVVPDAGDGWDEPEIERYVARWEGRRVVVEREGEDGSSEPSHPVRIRGLGTG; encoded by the coding sequence ATGGAAGGTCGTGACCTGGTGCGTTCGATGAAGGCGATGGGTTCTGCGGGGGCGGCTCAGGGGTTGCGTACCGTACGGGCCGCATGGCGCAGGAGGCGGGTCGACGCCGGTGGGCTGGTGCCGCGGGGCGCCGAGCGCGCGCGGGTGCCCGGCCCTCTCCAGGCGGTGGAGCCCGGGCCCGGGGGTGGTGTGCTCCGGTTCAGCCGCTCCGAGCTGCGGATCACCGTGGCGGTGAACGGGGCCGTCTTCTGGGGCTGGGACGGGGCCGCGCCCGAGCCGTCGTACGCGCTCGCGGGGCACTGTCCGGAACCCGATTCCCGGGCGGTGCTGGAGCCGGACAAGGACGGCGGCTGGCGGGTGGTGGCCGAGCGCGTGACGGTCGTCGTCTCGCGGCACGGCGCGATCGAGGTGCTCACGCCCGGCGGGGTGATGCTGCGCCGCGATCTGCCGCCCCGCTGGTGGGAGCCGGTGGACGGCGGCCGGGCGCGCTGGATGCAGCGCTCGGAGGTGGCCGCGGACGCGCGGTTCTTCGGACTGGGCGGGCGAGCCTCGGGGCCCCGGCTGCGGGACGGGACGTACCGGCTGTGGAACACCGATCCGGGCCGGCCCTTCGGCCCCGGCGACGATCCGTTGTACCTCACGATGCCGGTGCAGTTGGTGGTGGCCGACGCGGCCACGCACCTGGCGTTCCACGACACCTCGTGGGACGGCACGCTGACCCTGCGGGAGGGCGAGGAGGGCGCCGGGTCCGGGCACGACCGGAACGGCATGTCCGAACTGCGGATGGAGGGGGGTCCGCTGCGCTGCTGGGTGATGGTGGGCACGCCCGCGCGCGTGCTGCTCGTGTGGGCCTCGCTCTCCGGTGCGCCCGCGCTGCCGCCAACGTGGGCACTCGGCCATCATCACGCGCGCTGGGGCTTCGGCAGTGAGCAGGAGGTGCGGCGGATCGTTGCGGGCTATCAGGAGCGCGATCTGCCGCTCGACGCGATCCACCTGGACATCGACCACTACGACGCCCATCAGGTGTTCACGGTCGACCAGGAGCGTTTCCCGAAACTGCCGCAGCTCGCGGAGGACCTGCGGCGGGACGGCATCCGGCTGGTGTCGATCGTGGACCCGGCGGTGAAGGCGGAGCCGGGCAACGCCGTGTTCGACAGCGGGACGGCCGAGGACGCGTTCGTACGGGACGCGTCGGGACGTCTCGTACGGGGAGTCGTGTGGCCCGGGGAGGCCGCCTTTCCGGACTTCACGCACGCACGCGTGCGGCAGTGGTGGGGGCGCCTGTACGAAGAGCGGCTCGCGCAGGGCTTCTCCGGCTTCTGGCACGACATGAACGAACCGACCTCGTTCGCCGCCTTCGGGGAGTCGACGCTGCCGCGGTCGGCCCGCCACTTTCTGGAGGGGCGCGAGGGGGACCATCGTGAGGCGCACAACGTCTACGCCCTGTGCATGGCCCGCGCCGCGTACGAGGGCCTGCGCGAACTGGCCCCCCAGGAGCGCCCCTTCGTCTTCTCGCGCTCCGGCTGGGCCGGCATACAGCGCTACGGCGGCACGTGGTCGGGAGATGTGGCCACGGGCTGGCCCGGACTGCGGGCCTCCCTGTCGCTGGTGATGGGGCTCGGTCTGTGCGGGGTGCCGTACTCGGGACCGGACATCGGCGGCTTCGACGGGGATCCCTCGCCCGAGCTGTATCTGCGGTGGTTCCAACTGGGGGCGTATCTGCCGCTGTTCCGTACGCACGCGAGTCTGCGGGCGGGGCGCCGGGAGCCCTGGGAGTTCGGTGCCGAGGTGCTGGAGCACGCGCGTGTGGCGCTCGACGAGCGTCGGCGGCTGCTGCCCTACTTCGTGACACTCGCGCATCTGGCGCGGCGTACGGGAGCGCCCTATGTGCGGCCACTGTGGTGGTCGGCACCCGAGGACCGGGCGCTGCGCGACTGCGAGGACGCGTTCCTGCTGGGCGACTGTCTGCTCGTGGCACCGGTGCTCGACCCGGGGGCGGACCGGTGGGCGGTGCAGTTGCCGAGGGGGCGGTGGTACGACACCACGACCGAGAAGGTCTACGAAGGGCCCGCACAGGTTCTGCTCGACGCCCCCTTGGCGCGCATTCCGGTGCTCGCGCGCGCGGGGGCCGTCATCCCGGTGCGCGGGGACGACGGCGGGCTGGAACTGGAGGTCTGGGCGCCCGCGCGCGGACGGACCGGGGGCGGGCTGGTCGTGCCGGACGCGGGCGACGGCTGGGACGAACCGGAGATCGAGCGCTACGTCGCCCGCTGGGAGGGCCGGCGGGTGGTGGTCGAGCGGGAGGGTGAGGACGGTTCGAGCGAGCCGTCCCACCCGGTCCGGATACGGGGCCTCGGGACGGGCTGA
- a CDS encoding NUDIX domain-containing protein produces MSETQHPYPNSTPGSHCSSCGALYEEGVSGWPRTCPACHTVAYRNPLPVAVALQPVYDTQGTALVVITRTVDPARGGIALPGGYIDDREDWRQAVVRELKEETGIDAASRDVRLIDAMSSQDGHLLLLGLLPERPADSLPPSAATDETEGWHLLRRPEELAFPLHTAAVRAWFEGRYI; encoded by the coding sequence GTGTCCGAAACTCAGCACCCCTACCCCAACTCCACGCCCGGCTCCCACTGTTCGAGCTGTGGAGCGCTCTACGAAGAGGGCGTCTCCGGCTGGCCCCGCACCTGCCCGGCCTGCCACACCGTGGCCTACCGCAACCCGCTCCCTGTCGCGGTGGCCCTCCAGCCCGTGTACGACACACAGGGCACCGCTCTCGTGGTCATCACCCGAACCGTCGACCCCGCGCGCGGAGGCATCGCGCTGCCCGGCGGCTACATCGACGACCGTGAGGACTGGCGGCAGGCCGTCGTCCGTGAGCTCAAGGAAGAGACCGGCATCGACGCGGCGAGCCGCGACGTACGGCTCATCGACGCGATGAGCTCGCAGGACGGACACCTGCTCCTGCTCGGCCTGCTGCCGGAACGCCCGGCAGACAGCCTGCCGCCCTCCGCCGCCACGGACGAGACGGAGGGCTGGCACCTCCTGCGCAGGCCGGAGGAGCTCGCCTTCCCGCTGCACACGGCGGCCGTGCGGGCCTGGTTCGAGGGCCGGTACATCTGA
- a CDS encoding M15 family metallopeptidase, which yields MTRLSSAVRGLVTALATLLALTAASATAQAAPSRAGTDPKAPADFVALQTVDPTIIQEMRYITRHNFVGERIDGYRQPLCILTRPAAQALHKAQRKLLRQGYTLKVYDCYRPQRAVNHFVRWAKDLEDQAMKGEFYPDVDKTRLFEDGYIAEKSGHSRGSTVDLTLVKLPAMPTRPYVPGEPLVPCYAPRSERFPDNSVDMGTGFDCFDTLSHTLDPRIQGTQRANRLLLKSTLEGLGFVNLAEEWWHYTYRPEPYPDTYFDFPVTTKSLTKGP from the coding sequence ATGACACGACTCTCCAGCGCAGTACGCGGACTGGTCACCGCTCTCGCCACCCTGCTGGCCTTGACCGCCGCCTCCGCCACCGCCCAGGCCGCCCCCTCCCGAGCCGGCACCGACCCCAAGGCGCCGGCCGACTTCGTGGCCCTGCAAACCGTGGACCCGACGATCATCCAGGAGATGCGCTACATCACCCGCCACAACTTCGTCGGCGAGCGCATCGACGGCTATCGGCAGCCCCTGTGCATCCTCACCCGGCCCGCGGCACAAGCCCTGCACAAGGCGCAGCGGAAGCTGCTCCGCCAGGGCTACACCCTCAAGGTTTACGACTGCTACCGGCCCCAGCGTGCCGTGAACCACTTCGTCCGCTGGGCGAAGGACCTCGAGGACCAGGCCATGAAGGGCGAGTTCTACCCCGACGTCGACAAGACCCGTCTGTTCGAGGACGGTTACATCGCCGAGAAGTCGGGTCACAGCCGTGGCTCGACCGTGGACCTCACCCTCGTGAAGCTCCCCGCGATGCCGACCAGGCCGTACGTGCCGGGAGAGCCCTTGGTGCCCTGTTACGCACCCAGGAGTGAGCGTTTTCCGGACAACTCCGTGGACATGGGCACGGGGTTCGACTGCTTCGACACCCTCTCGCACACCCTCGACCCCCGTATCCAGGGAACCCAGCGGGCCAACCGCCTGCTCCTCAAGAGCACCCTGGAAGGCCTCGGCTTCGTCAATCTCGCCGAGGAGTGGTGGCACTACACCTACAGGCCCGAGCCGTACCCGGACACCTACTTCGACTTCCCGGTCACCACAAAGTCGCTGACCAAGGGCCCTTGA
- a CDS encoding Zn-ribbon domain-containing OB-fold protein — translation MSRTRAPVVARWFAGEGEEFRLLGTRCRACASVFFPREDVQCRNPGCQGDDLEEVPLSRRGRVWSYTDSRYRPPSPYVTDPELPWEPHTLIAVELEAERMVVLGQAVPGVAVAELAVGMEVEVVPGVLHEDAETVWTTWQWRPTGVTG, via the coding sequence ATGTCACGCACGCGCGCTCCCGTCGTCGCCCGGTGGTTCGCCGGTGAGGGAGAGGAGTTCAGGCTGCTCGGCACGCGCTGCCGTGCCTGCGCCTCGGTGTTCTTCCCCCGCGAGGACGTCCAGTGCCGCAATCCCGGGTGCCAGGGCGACGACCTGGAGGAGGTCCCCCTCTCACGGCGCGGACGCGTCTGGTCGTACACGGACAGCCGGTACCGGCCTCCGTCACCGTATGTGACCGATCCGGAACTTCCGTGGGAGCCGCACACGTTGATCGCTGTGGAGTTGGAGGCGGAGCGGATGGTGGTGCTGGGACAGGCGGTTCCCGGGGTCGCCGTCGCCGAGCTCGCGGTGGGCATGGAGGTGGAGGTCGTGCCCGGCGTGCTCCATGAGGACGCGGAGACGGTCTGGACGACCTGGCAGTGGCGGCCGACGGGGGTGACGGGATGA